The following proteins are co-located in the Triticum aestivum cultivar Chinese Spring chromosome 1A, IWGSC CS RefSeq v2.1, whole genome shotgun sequence genome:
- the LOC123062087 gene encoding outer envelope protein 39, chloroplastic isoform X2 gives MGAQQSVNAGKAKVDLQVDLTHMLCEALLLPPLSSSATISQIVGRISLKHPSLFGRSEKLDVILDKGVNDSNVVVAFRRPRPEWLSQQSFVIQHSMTPEIAVHGFPADNFTRSGSRGVNLSRLSLGVEINEPTTSKWTSGTSVKFEHIRPVNNDGRSIARDHEGFPLTCSGNLHDNMIILKQESGYADVKDNSFLRVNFQMEQGLPLVPKSLTFNRVKCAVSKGIKLGPTFLVTSLTGGSIVGDMAPYQAFAIGGLGSVRGYGEGAVGSGRLCLIGNCEYTVPLAKNLEGSLFMDCGSDLGSARHVPGNPALRQGKPGFGVGFGYGVHFNTDIGQIRVDYAMNAFSRKTFYFSINTGGAGS, from the exons ATGGGAGCCCAGCAGAGCGTCAATGCCGGCAAAG CCAAGGTGGATTTGCAGGTCGACCTCACCCACATGCTCTGCGAGGCGCTCCTGCTGCCGCCCCTGAG CTCCAGCGCCACCATCTCGCAAATCGTCGGAAG GATCTCCCTCAAACACCCAAGCCTATTTGGGAGGAGTGAGAAGTTGGACGTGATTCTGGATAAGGGTGTCAATGACTCTAATGTTGTTGTTGCCTTTAGACGCCCAAGGCCCGAATGGTTATCGCAGCAGTCGTTTGTCATTCAG CACTCGATGACACCAGAAATTGCGGTGCATGGTTTTCCGGCTGACAACTTCACACGGTCAGGGAGCAGAGGGGTGAATCTAAGCCGGTTGTCGCTTGGGGTGGAGATTAATGAACCGACAACATCAAAATGGACTTCTGGAACCAGTGTTAAGTTTGAG CATATCCGTCCTGTTAATAATGATGGGCGCTCAATAGCTAGGGACCACGAAGGCTTTCCCCTAACATGCAG TGGTAACCTCCATGACAACATGATTATCTTGAAGCAAGAGTCTGGTTATGCGGATGTTAAAGATAATAGCTTCTTAAGA GTTAATTTTCAAATGGAACAAGGATTGCCACTTGTACCAAAATCACTAACTTTTAACAGAGTTAAATGTGCTGTTTCGAAAGGCATTAAACTGGGGCCAACATTTTTGGTTACTAG CTTGACAGGCGGTTCCATTGTGGGCGACATGGCACCGTATCAAGCATTTGCAATAGGTGGACTTGGTAGCGTCCGGGGTTATGGCGAGGGTGCAGTTGGTTCAGGAAGACTGTGCCTAATTGGTAACTGCGAATACACGGTTCCTTTG GCAAAGAATCTCGAAGGTTCTCTTTTCATGGACTGCGGTAGTGATTTAGGATCTGCTCGTCATGTTCCTG GCAATCCGGCTCTTCGGCAAGGGAAACCGGGATTCGGTGTCGGGTTTGGATACGGCGTCCACTTCAACACGGACATAGGCCAAATCCGAGTCGACTACGCCATGAACGCCTTCAGTCGCAAGACCTTCTACTTCAGCATCAACACTGGCGGTGCTGGCTCATAG
- the LOC123062095 gene encoding probable E3 ubiquitin ligase SUD1 isoform X1, which yields MAAGASPPETALSAADGPGDEDGEEGEGEEEQCRICRLPAEAGRPLRHPCACRGSIRFVHDDCQLRWLATRQGPRCELCNNDISIRPVYAADAPARLPVSEFIAGFSHKLMGLLLLLICLVPALVMHLITLGAWLFALARSFAQVHYLLSLRLRPSVASTVAQTAIFILRLPGIILRGVVGSIPFVALIVAQTAVFILRLPGIFLRGVVRSIPAANFCLNLLSAKILHPVFFGWALDICTSEMFGATMSQRFKLMLASSFASTVLHWYFGCIFWHLGLRFFRLLDKILRPGIAIPFVHYEAHEPFYKFYFKKLHVPFVGIISMVLVILVPIQIGGLLVPELFPFHITYFSCGAKGISFWQAPRNYVDSVSHALLLKFLIDNTKTLVYLEWLVKKVTQYSFVTAGHALGLSDSLSIWPVGASGHDEIGSSVAPEDQYDRINEAKDGRRSVAVATILSLVLAWLTIVVFNLAVLIFPISIGRAITRLPLAGGLKSDDMLALAIGFGTISTVIAASRDSFAYVTSGRTDLLALNRYLVVFLWLVIAPFLTGLLVDLSLISPFTGLADDVPVVGLSYYWSLGCLSLKIWGKQARRTRARCLRAYFIDERWGPKLNQAKADWDSGIAPMWWFLQDVCIPIVTKLLAALGVPYVLAKGVFPRFGYSVAMNSAVYRFVWLGSLGFYLAKALCAKLHDSIRDARYVVGQRLEDVADGS from the exons ATGGCCGCCGGCGCCTCTCCGCCGGAGACGGCGCTCTCCGCGGCGGACGGCCCCGGGGACGAAgacggggaggagggggagggggaggaggagcaatGCCGCATCTGCCGCCTCCCGGCCGAGGCGGGCCGCCCCCTGCGCCACCCCTGCGCCTGCCGCGGCAGCATCAGGTTCGTCCACGACGACTGCCAGCTCCGGTGGCTCGCCACCCGCCAGGGGCCCCGATGCGAG CTGTGCAACAACGACATCTCCATCCGACCTGTGTACGCTGCAGACGCCCCTGCGAGGCTGCCTGTTTCCGAGTTCATCGCGGGTTTCTCCCACAAACTCATGGGTCTGTTGCTCCTCCTTATCTGCCTCGTCCCAGCACTTGTCATGCACCTCATCACCCTCGGGGCATGGCTCTTCGCGCTTGCCAGGTCCTTTGCTCAAGTGCACTATCTGCTGTCCCTCCGGCTCCGCCCCTCGGTCGCCTCGACTGTTGCTCAAACTGCAATTTTCATTTTAAGGCTGCCTGGTATAATTCTCAGAGGGGTCGTAGGTTCTATCCCCTTCGTCGCCTTGATTGTTGCTCAAACCGCAGTATTCATTTTAAGGCTGCCTGGTATATTTCTCAGAGGGGTCGTGCGTTCTATTCCTGCTGCCAATTTTTGTCTTAATCTGCTGAGCGCAAAAATATTACACCCGGTGTTCTTTGGCTGGGCGCTTGATATCTGCACTTCAGAAATGTTTGGTGCAACAATGTCCCAGAGGTTCAAGCTTATGCTTGCTTCATCTTTTGCTTCAACTGTCCTTCATTGGTATTTTGGATGCATCTTTTGGCACCTAGGCCTTAGATTCTTCAGACTTCTTGATAAG ATACTGAGGCCAGGAATTGCCATTCCCTTTGTCCACTATGAAGCTCACGAACCATTCTACAAATTTTATTTCAAGAAGCTTCATGTTCCTTTTGTTGGAATCATCTCTATGGTTTTGGTCATTCTTGTTCCTATTCAAATTGGCGGGCTATTGGTGCCGGAGTTGTTCCCATTTCATATCAC CTACTTCAGTTGTGGTGCAAAGGGCATATCATTTTGGCAAGCACCACGAAACTATGTCGATTCAGTTTCTCATGCTCTTCTTCTGAAGTTTCTCATTGATAACACTAAGACACTCGTATACCTTGAGTGGTTAGTGAAGAAGGTAACCCAGTATTCCTTTGTCACTGCTGGACATGCTCTAGGCTTGTCAGATTCGTTGAGTATCTGGCCCGTTGGTGCATCTGGACATGATGAGATTGGGAGTAGTGTCGCACCAGAAGACCAGTATGATAGGATCAATGAAGCTAAGGATGGAAG GAGATCAGTTGCAGTTGCTACAATCCTAAGTCTGGTGCTTGCATGGTTGACTATTGTGGTATTCAATTTGGCTGTGCTCATTTTTCCAATCTCAATTGGGCGTGCCATCACTCGGCTGCCACTAGCAGGTGGACTGAAATCCGATG ATATGCTTGCTTTGGCTATTGGATTTGGCACCATATCAACTGTTATTGCCGCCTCTAGAGATTCATTTGCCTACGTGACTTCTGGGAGAACAGACCTTCTAGCCCTGAATCGCTATCTGGTTGTGTTCTTATGG CTTGTCATCGCTCCTTTCCTGACCGGGCTGTTGGTTGATTTATCACTAATATCACCATTCACTGGGCTTGCTGATGACGTTCCAGTTGTAGGCCTTTCCTACTATTGGAGCCTGGGGTGTCTATCTCTGAAAATCTGGGGGAAGCAG GCTCGTCGGACAAGGGCCAGATGCTTGCGAGCCTATTTCATCGACGAAAGGTGGGGCCCAAAGCTTAATCAGGCAAAGGCGGATTGGGATTCAGGGATCGCACCAATGTGGTGGTTCTTGCAAGATGTGTGCATTCCTATCGTCACGAAGCTGCTCGCTGCTCTGGGTGTTCCCTATGTGCTTGCCAAGGGGGTCTTCCCAAGATTCGGCTACTCCGTTGCCATGAACTCGGCGGTGTACCGTTTCGTGTGGTTGGGCAGCCTCGGCTTCTATCTCGCCAAAGCGTTGTGCGCCAAACTCCATGATTCTATCAGGGACGCCCGCTATGTCGTCGGGCAGAGGTTGGAGGATGTCGCCGACGGTAGCTGA
- the LOC123062095 gene encoding probable E3 ubiquitin ligase SUD1 isoform X2 — MAAGASPPETALSAADGPGDEDGEEGEGEEEQCRICRLPAEAGRPLRHPCACRGSIRFVHDDCQLRWLATRQGPRCELCNNDISIRPVYAADAPARLPVSEFIAGFSHKLMGLLLLLICLVPALVMHLITLGAWLFALARSFAQVHYLLSLRLRPSVASTVAQTAIFILRLPGIILRGVVGSIPFVALIVAQTAVFILRLPGIFLRGVVRSIPAANFCLNLLSAKILHPVFFGWALDICTSEMFGATMSQRFKLMLASSFASTVLHWYFGCIFWHLGLRFFRLLDKILRPGIAIPFVHYEAHEPFYKFYFKKLHVPFVGIISMVLVILVPIQIGGLLVPELFPFHITYFSCGAKGISFWQAPRNYVDSVSHALLLKFLIDNTKTLVYLEWLVKKVTQYSFVTAGHALGLSDSLSIWPVGASGHDEIGSSVAPEDQYDRINEAKDGRRSVAVATILSLVLAWLTIVVFNLAVLIFPISIGRAITRLPLAGGLKSDDMLALAIGFGTISTVIAASRDSFAYVTSGRTDLLALNRYLVVFLWLVIAPFLTGLLVDLSLISPFTGLADDVPVVGLSYYWSLGCLSLKIWGKQVSSKSNFTSHFLTS; from the exons ATGGCCGCCGGCGCCTCTCCGCCGGAGACGGCGCTCTCCGCGGCGGACGGCCCCGGGGACGAAgacggggaggagggggagggggaggaggagcaatGCCGCATCTGCCGCCTCCCGGCCGAGGCGGGCCGCCCCCTGCGCCACCCCTGCGCCTGCCGCGGCAGCATCAGGTTCGTCCACGACGACTGCCAGCTCCGGTGGCTCGCCACCCGCCAGGGGCCCCGATGCGAG CTGTGCAACAACGACATCTCCATCCGACCTGTGTACGCTGCAGACGCCCCTGCGAGGCTGCCTGTTTCCGAGTTCATCGCGGGTTTCTCCCACAAACTCATGGGTCTGTTGCTCCTCCTTATCTGCCTCGTCCCAGCACTTGTCATGCACCTCATCACCCTCGGGGCATGGCTCTTCGCGCTTGCCAGGTCCTTTGCTCAAGTGCACTATCTGCTGTCCCTCCGGCTCCGCCCCTCGGTCGCCTCGACTGTTGCTCAAACTGCAATTTTCATTTTAAGGCTGCCTGGTATAATTCTCAGAGGGGTCGTAGGTTCTATCCCCTTCGTCGCCTTGATTGTTGCTCAAACCGCAGTATTCATTTTAAGGCTGCCTGGTATATTTCTCAGAGGGGTCGTGCGTTCTATTCCTGCTGCCAATTTTTGTCTTAATCTGCTGAGCGCAAAAATATTACACCCGGTGTTCTTTGGCTGGGCGCTTGATATCTGCACTTCAGAAATGTTTGGTGCAACAATGTCCCAGAGGTTCAAGCTTATGCTTGCTTCATCTTTTGCTTCAACTGTCCTTCATTGGTATTTTGGATGCATCTTTTGGCACCTAGGCCTTAGATTCTTCAGACTTCTTGATAAG ATACTGAGGCCAGGAATTGCCATTCCCTTTGTCCACTATGAAGCTCACGAACCATTCTACAAATTTTATTTCAAGAAGCTTCATGTTCCTTTTGTTGGAATCATCTCTATGGTTTTGGTCATTCTTGTTCCTATTCAAATTGGCGGGCTATTGGTGCCGGAGTTGTTCCCATTTCATATCAC CTACTTCAGTTGTGGTGCAAAGGGCATATCATTTTGGCAAGCACCACGAAACTATGTCGATTCAGTTTCTCATGCTCTTCTTCTGAAGTTTCTCATTGATAACACTAAGACACTCGTATACCTTGAGTGGTTAGTGAAGAAGGTAACCCAGTATTCCTTTGTCACTGCTGGACATGCTCTAGGCTTGTCAGATTCGTTGAGTATCTGGCCCGTTGGTGCATCTGGACATGATGAGATTGGGAGTAGTGTCGCACCAGAAGACCAGTATGATAGGATCAATGAAGCTAAGGATGGAAG GAGATCAGTTGCAGTTGCTACAATCCTAAGTCTGGTGCTTGCATGGTTGACTATTGTGGTATTCAATTTGGCTGTGCTCATTTTTCCAATCTCAATTGGGCGTGCCATCACTCGGCTGCCACTAGCAGGTGGACTGAAATCCGATG ATATGCTTGCTTTGGCTATTGGATTTGGCACCATATCAACTGTTATTGCCGCCTCTAGAGATTCATTTGCCTACGTGACTTCTGGGAGAACAGACCTTCTAGCCCTGAATCGCTATCTGGTTGTGTTCTTATGG CTTGTCATCGCTCCTTTCCTGACCGGGCTGTTGGTTGATTTATCACTAATATCACCATTCACTGGGCTTGCTGATGACGTTCCAGTTGTAGGCCTTTCCTACTATTGGAGCCTGGGGTGTCTATCTCTGAAAATCTGGGGGAAGCAGGTGAGTTCCAAGTCCAATTTCACATCTCACTTTCTGACCTCTTAA
- the LOC123062087 gene encoding outer envelope protein 39, chloroplastic isoform X1 has product MGAQQSVNAGKAKVDLQVDLTHMLCEALLLPPLSSSSATISQIVGRISLKHPSLFGRSEKLDVILDKGVNDSNVVVAFRRPRPEWLSQQSFVIQHSMTPEIAVHGFPADNFTRSGSRGVNLSRLSLGVEINEPTTSKWTSGTSVKFEHIRPVNNDGRSIARDHEGFPLTCSGNLHDNMIILKQESGYADVKDNSFLRVNFQMEQGLPLVPKSLTFNRVKCAVSKGIKLGPTFLVTSLTGGSIVGDMAPYQAFAIGGLGSVRGYGEGAVGSGRLCLIGNCEYTVPLAKNLEGSLFMDCGSDLGSARHVPGNPALRQGKPGFGVGFGYGVHFNTDIGQIRVDYAMNAFSRKTFYFSINTGGAGS; this is encoded by the exons ATGGGAGCCCAGCAGAGCGTCAATGCCGGCAAAG CCAAGGTGGATTTGCAGGTCGACCTCACCCACATGCTCTGCGAGGCGCTCCTGCTGCCGCCCCTGAG CAGCTCCAGCGCCACCATCTCGCAAATCGTCGGAAG GATCTCCCTCAAACACCCAAGCCTATTTGGGAGGAGTGAGAAGTTGGACGTGATTCTGGATAAGGGTGTCAATGACTCTAATGTTGTTGTTGCCTTTAGACGCCCAAGGCCCGAATGGTTATCGCAGCAGTCGTTTGTCATTCAG CACTCGATGACACCAGAAATTGCGGTGCATGGTTTTCCGGCTGACAACTTCACACGGTCAGGGAGCAGAGGGGTGAATCTAAGCCGGTTGTCGCTTGGGGTGGAGATTAATGAACCGACAACATCAAAATGGACTTCTGGAACCAGTGTTAAGTTTGAG CATATCCGTCCTGTTAATAATGATGGGCGCTCAATAGCTAGGGACCACGAAGGCTTTCCCCTAACATGCAG TGGTAACCTCCATGACAACATGATTATCTTGAAGCAAGAGTCTGGTTATGCGGATGTTAAAGATAATAGCTTCTTAAGA GTTAATTTTCAAATGGAACAAGGATTGCCACTTGTACCAAAATCACTAACTTTTAACAGAGTTAAATGTGCTGTTTCGAAAGGCATTAAACTGGGGCCAACATTTTTGGTTACTAG CTTGACAGGCGGTTCCATTGTGGGCGACATGGCACCGTATCAAGCATTTGCAATAGGTGGACTTGGTAGCGTCCGGGGTTATGGCGAGGGTGCAGTTGGTTCAGGAAGACTGTGCCTAATTGGTAACTGCGAATACACGGTTCCTTTG GCAAAGAATCTCGAAGGTTCTCTTTTCATGGACTGCGGTAGTGATTTAGGATCTGCTCGTCATGTTCCTG GCAATCCGGCTCTTCGGCAAGGGAAACCGGGATTCGGTGTCGGGTTTGGATACGGCGTCCACTTCAACACGGACATAGGCCAAATCCGAGTCGACTACGCCATGAACGCCTTCAGTCGCAAGACCTTCTACTTCAGCATCAACACTGGCGGTGCTGGCTCATAG
- the LOC123062108 gene encoding protein FAR1-RELATED SEQUENCE 9 has translation MHSSDNCGKQTSGPAHATNFERVVMTYQDRAVEPSHSGEGLRVEKEHAGKQANPEGSQQPIGEINQENASNGIGTTVQGLLADMLHKQTNSVDPTVQHAEEQDQLHDVTEGHELCSNDTSSGSDAGSSSGSELDTELGKCYYPSIEALENSRPPEVGMKFPTLEDAERFYSTHAMLTGFAARRGTNYKRKKFHLLCNRSGKLKPTQDLQRKRKVNVLGSQCQAKVIVKLHNEQWEFTGVKHEHNHPLCPSPSLTSFFLDHKYLSSEEKLFLRVLQQSRVNPRKAMNIFQRMRSNFGNVSSSNEKDMSNSQCVDQWRKENSDVETALKRFKELELRNLGFSYTMQKDEDNIVRSLFWTDARSRVDYEIFGDFISFSTSYSTNRHNMPFTPIIGVNNHGRILVFGCALLQDQKAETFKWMFQTFLHVMRGKLPKTIIIDQDEGMVKAIAEVMPQVRHRLCKFSVMRKAQEMLGAFMAARGNMNAELHSLVDNSLTEKEFEEGWAVLIERYDASENEYLRLMWKTRKNWVPVYFQADFYPFVESAEHGEGSNLLFKDNVLPKDRIEKFIEQYERIQEGIVKTEEEDTLQSATEPAYFSMQPIEKHAARIYTRQIFLRVQKELYYSTALNAHEIQGGAAYRLEKVFDYENPEFDRNSFEVLVDPGTHTFKCQCAKFTRDGILCCHIFRVFTQLGVIEIPAQYIVPRWAREFREERLKEYEEKCSKRTEERKRCVMLLGKMADIGKGICADSAKSGCFMLKLDKVQEKLVGADGQIVLWSK, from the exons ATGCATTCATCAGACAATTGCGGGAAACAGACATCGGGCCCTGCTCATGCAACCAATTTCGAACGA GTTGTGATGACCTATCAGGACAGGGCCGTAGAACCGAGCCACTCAGGAGAAGGGCTGCGAGTGGAAAAG GAACACGCTGGCAAACAAGCAAACCCGGAAGGAAGTCAACAGCCGATTGGTGAAATTAATCAG GAAAATGCATCAAATGGCATTGGCACAACTGTGCAAGGACTGTTGGCAGATATGTTGCATAAGCAAACCAACTCGGTGGACCCTACAGTGCAGCACGCTGAAGAACAAGACCAGTTACACGATGTTACAGAAGGGCATGAATTGTGTAGCAATGATACAAGCAGTGGAAGTGATGCAGGTAGCAGCTCTGGGAGCGAGTTGGATACTGAACTAGGAAAATGCTATTACCCTAGTATCGAGGCATTGGAGAATTCAAGACCGCCGGAAGTTGGCATGAAATTTCCTACCCTTGAAGATGCAGAACGTTTCTATAGCACACATGCTATGCTAACTGGTTTTGCAGCAAGGAGGGGAACTAATTACAAGAGAAAGAAGTTTCACCTACTATGCAACAGAAGTGGTAAATTAAAGCCAACTCAGGACCTGCAGAGGAAGAGGAAGGTTAATGTTTTGGGCTCACAGTGCCAAGCAAAGGTGATAGTGAAGCTCCATAACGAGCAATGGGAGTTCACAGGAGTTAAGCACGAGCACAACCATCCACTATGTCCATCCCCATCGCTCACGAGTTTCTTTTTGGATCATAAATACTTGTCAAGTGAAGAAAAGTTATTTCTAAGAGTTCTGCAACAAAGTAGGGTAAATCCAAGGAAAGCTATGAATATTTTCCAGAGAATGAGAAGCAACTTTGGAAATGTATCATCATCAAACGAGAAAGATATGAGCAATTCACAGTGTGTAGACCAATGGAGAAAAGAAAATTCAGATGTTGAAACCGCACTGAAGCGCTTCAAAGAACTGGAGCTGCGGAACCTAGGATTTTCCTACACCATGCAAAAAGATGAAGATAACATAGTTAGGAGTCTTTTCTGGACTGATGCAAGGTCGAGAGTAGATTATGAGATTTTTGGAGATTTCATATCATTTAGCACTTCCTATAGCACTAATAGGCATAATATGCCTTTCACCCCTATCATTGGAGTGAATAATCATGGGCGAATCCTTGTGTTTGGATGTGCCTTGCTACAAGATCAGAAAGCTGAAACCTTCAAATGGATGTTCCAAACTTTCTTGCATGTGATGAGAGGGAAACTGCCAAAAACAATCATAATAGACCAGGATGAAGGTATGGTGAAAGCAATTGCAGAGGTCATGCCACAGGTAAGGCACAGGCTTTGCAAGTTCAGTGTGATGCGAAAAGCACAGGAAATGCTAGGAGCCTTCATGGCAGCAAGGGGCAACATGAATGCAGAGCTGCACAGCTTGGTAGACAACTCACTGACAGAAAAGGAATTTGAAGAGGGATGGGCTGTGCTCATTGAGAGATATGATGCAAGTGAAAACGAGTACCTCCGGCTCATGTGGAAAACAAGGAAAAACTGGGTGCCTGTTTATTTCCAGGCAGATTTCTACCCATTCGTCGAGTCAGCTGAACATGGTGAGGGGTCAAACTTATTATTCAAAGACAATGTGCTTCCTAAGGACAGAATCGAGAAGTTTATCGAGCAATATGAGAGGATACAGGAGGGCATAGTAAAAACAGAGGAAGAGGATACATTGCAGTCAGCAACTGAACCAGCATACTTCTCCATGCAGCCAATAGAAAAGCATGCAGCGCGTATATACACAAGGCAAATATTTCTGAGAGTGCAGAAAGAGCTATACTATTCTACGGCACTCAATGCACATGAGATACAAGGTGGAGCAGCGTATAGACTCGAAAAGGTCTTCGACTACGAGAACCCTGAGTTTGACAGAAACTCTTTTGAAGTGCTAGTTGACCCTGGCACCCACACATTCAAGTGCCAATGCGCAAAGTTTACCAGGGATGGGATTTTATGCTGCCACATATTCAGAGTTTTCACACAGCTTGGAGTCATCGAAATACCAGCGCAGTACATAGTGCCCAGATGGGCCCGAGAATTCAGAGAGGAACGGCTGAAAGAGTACGAGGAGAAATGCTCGAAGAGAACAGAAGAGAGAAAGAGATGTGTGATGCTATTAGGTAAAATGGCCGACATCGGCAAGGGGATATGCGCGGACAGTGCGAAAAGCGGCTGCTTCATGCTCAAACTAGACAAGGTTCAAGAGAAGTTGGTGGGTGCCGATGGTCAGATCGTATTGTGGAGCAAATGA